One window from the genome of Mauremys mutica isolate MM-2020 ecotype Southern chromosome 4, ASM2049712v1, whole genome shotgun sequence encodes:
- the PSMA5 gene encoding proteasome subunit alpha type-5 — MFLTRSEYDRGVNTFSPEGRLFQVEYAIEAIKLGSTAIGIQTSEGVCLAVEKRITSSLMEPSSIEKIVEIDSHIGCAMSGLIADAKTLIDKARVETQNHWFTYNEIMTVESVTQAVSNLALQFGEEDADPGAMSRPFGVALLFGGVDEKGPQLFHMDPSGTFVQCDAKAIGSASEGAQSSLQEVYHKSMTLKEAIKSSLVILKQVMEEKLNATNIELATVEPGMKFHMYTKEELEEVIKDI; from the exons GGGTGTGAATACCTTTTCTCCAGAGGGGCGGTTGTTCCAGGTGGAATATGCAATTGAGGCTATCAAG CTTGGCTCCACAGCCATTGGGATTCAGACATCAGAAGGTGTTTGCCTGGCAGTGGAGAAGAGAATCACCTCCTCGCTTATGGAACCCAGCAGTATTGAGAAAATCGTAGAAATAGATTCTCATATAG GCTGTGCCATGAGCGGACTAATAGCTGATGCAAAGACTTTAATTGATAAAGCAAGAGTGGAGACACAG AATCACTGGTTTACATACAATGAAATCATGACAGTAGAGAGTGTGACGCAGGCCGTATCCAACCTAGCCCTGCAGTTTGGAGAGGAGGATGCTGATCCTGGTGCTATG TCTCGTCCATTTGGTGTAGCACTGTTGTTTGGAGGAGTCGATGAAAAAGGACCCCAACT GTTTCACATGGACCCTTCTGGGACATTTGTGCAGTGCGATGCCAAAGCAATTGGATCTGCCTCGGAAGGTGCACAGAGCTCCCTGCAAGAGGTTTATCACAAG TCAATGACACTGAAAGAAGCAATCAAGTCATCCCTTGTCATCCTAAAGCAAGTTATGGAGGAGAAACTGAATGCAACTAACATTGAG CTTGCAACGGTGGAGCCCGGAATGAAGTTTCACATGTATACGAAAGAAGAGCTTGAAGAAGTCATCAAGGATATCTGA